In Nocardioides sp. InS609-2, a single genomic region encodes these proteins:
- a CDS encoding DUF177 domain-containing protein — translation MNSLDPRAPLVLDTRELGRRPGSQRQVVVTVPAPSELGIEVLRVAEGSPVELDLRLEAVMEGVLVTGTAQAALVGECVRCLEPIDEDIVADLQELYVYDDIRHDASDEDLDDETRKLEDDLLDLEPLLRDAVVLALPFQPLCQDDCPGLCIECGARLAEDPDHSHEAAIDPRWVGLQALQPDHPKD, via the coding sequence TTGAACAGCCTGGACCCGAGAGCGCCGCTCGTGCTCGATACACGCGAGCTCGGTCGCCGCCCGGGGTCCCAGCGTCAGGTGGTCGTCACCGTTCCGGCTCCGTCAGAACTCGGCATCGAAGTGCTTCGTGTCGCCGAGGGATCGCCGGTCGAACTCGACCTGCGCCTCGAGGCGGTCATGGAGGGCGTGTTGGTCACGGGTACGGCGCAAGCCGCGCTCGTCGGCGAGTGCGTGCGGTGCCTGGAGCCCATCGACGAGGACATCGTCGCCGATCTCCAGGAGCTGTACGTCTACGACGACATCCGGCACGACGCCTCCGACGAGGACCTCGACGACGAGACCAGAAAGCTCGAGGACGACCTGCTCGACCTCGAGCCGTTGCTGCGGGATGCGGTGGTGCTTGCACTGCCGTTCCAGCCGTTGTGCCAGGACGACTGTCCGGGTCTGTGCATCGAGTGTGGTGCGCGGCTCGCCGAGGATCCTGACCACAGCCACGAGGCAGCGATCGATCCACGCTGGGTGGGCCTGCAAGCCCTCCAGCCGGATCACCCCAAGGACTGA
- the smc gene encoding chromosome segregation protein SMC codes for MYLKSLTLKGFKSFASSTTLQLEPGITCIVGPNGSGKSNVVDALAWVMGEQGAKSLRGGKMEDVIFAGTSGRPPLGRAEVMLTIDNSDGALPIEYAEVTISRTMFRNGGSEYAINSQTCRLLDVQELLSDSGIGREMHVIVGQGQLDQILHATPEDRRGFIEEAAGVLKHRKRKEKALRKLDSTEGNLTRLTDLLSEIRRQLKPLGRQAEVARRAVAVQADVRDARARLVADDLVTARNALNQELADESILLERRELVEAGAAKARESETRLEAALREDLPALAQAQETWFALSGLKERLRGTQSLAAERVRNAAGTSDDELDEGGRDPEHLEAQAAKVREQEQQIGAEVESLRTALEHAVTARRTAEDAAAEEDRRIAGLQRAAADRREGLARLHGQVNAIKSRAAGADDELGRLGAAREEAVARADRAQRDFTSLETKVAGLDAGEEGLDAEHEVAVSALDDIDERLAKARDEAAQADRSRTGLLARKDALELGLNRKDGAGALLAASDSVSGLMGSVAALLSVRAGYEAAVAGALGSAADAVAFTGPDAAVAAIGHLKGDDLGRAGMLLGGPPAAERSWPELPGTATYAVDVIEGPTSLDGALARLLFKVAVVDDLDAARALVADLPDVTAVTREGDLIGAHFASGGSSSQPSLIEIQAALDEASEQLVEATASAERLGFDISRFESERLEALKRTDVALAKLHESDATLAAVAEELGQYHSLARSARGEAERLERAIATAQEAREKDLAGLAELERRLAAAEDATDEEPDVVDRERLVDAARAARQGEMDARLGLRTAEERARGLHGRADALVRSAQSERESRAKARERRERIIREGRAAESVGAAVAVVLGKLEHSIALASEARGDIERARYAREQELLTVRATLRDLGREHDELVNSVHRDEMARTQQKMRIEQLEERALEELGMDPEGLVTDYGPETLVPFAGEVAEGDETPEPAPYVREEQQKRLRTAERALSMLGRVNPLALEEFSAMEERHKFLTEQLEDLKQTRKDLLDIVREVDNRVEQVFAEAYADVERAFDSTFARLFPGGEGKLVLTDPSDMLNTGIEVEARPAGKKVKRLSLLSGGERSLVAVAFLVALFKARPSPFYILDEVEAALDDTNLGRLLEIYEELRESSQLIVITHQKRTMEVGDALYGVTMRGDGISAVISQRLRDAESA; via the coding sequence GTGTACCTGAAGAGCCTGACCCTCAAGGGGTTCAAGTCCTTCGCCTCATCGACGACGCTCCAGCTCGAGCCGGGCATCACGTGCATCGTCGGGCCCAACGGCTCCGGCAAGTCCAACGTGGTCGACGCGCTGGCCTGGGTGATGGGTGAGCAGGGCGCCAAGTCGCTGCGCGGCGGCAAGATGGAGGACGTCATCTTCGCCGGCACCTCCGGCCGCCCGCCGCTGGGCCGCGCCGAGGTGATGCTGACGATCGACAACTCCGACGGCGCGCTGCCCATCGAGTACGCCGAGGTGACGATCAGCCGGACGATGTTCCGCAACGGCGGCTCCGAGTACGCCATCAACTCCCAGACCTGCCGGCTCCTCGACGTACAGGAGCTGCTGTCCGACTCCGGCATCGGCCGCGAGATGCACGTGATCGTCGGCCAGGGCCAGCTCGACCAGATCCTGCACGCCACTCCCGAGGACCGCCGCGGCTTCATCGAGGAGGCGGCCGGTGTCCTCAAGCACCGCAAGCGCAAGGAGAAGGCGCTCCGCAAGCTCGACTCCACCGAGGGCAACCTCACCCGGCTCACCGACCTGCTCTCCGAGATCCGTCGTCAGCTCAAGCCGCTCGGCCGGCAGGCAGAGGTAGCCCGCCGGGCCGTCGCCGTACAGGCCGACGTGCGCGATGCGCGGGCCCGGCTCGTCGCCGACGACCTCGTCACCGCCCGCAACGCGCTCAACCAGGAGCTCGCCGACGAGTCGATCCTGCTCGAACGGCGCGAGCTGGTCGAGGCCGGCGCCGCCAAGGCGCGGGAGTCGGAGACCCGGCTCGAGGCCGCGCTGCGCGAGGACCTGCCCGCGCTGGCCCAGGCCCAGGAGACGTGGTTCGCCCTCTCGGGGCTCAAGGAGCGACTGCGCGGCACCCAGTCGCTGGCCGCCGAACGCGTCCGCAACGCCGCCGGCACCAGCGACGACGAGCTCGACGAAGGAGGCCGCGACCCCGAGCACCTGGAGGCCCAGGCCGCCAAGGTGCGCGAGCAGGAGCAGCAGATCGGCGCCGAGGTCGAGTCACTGCGCACCGCACTCGAGCACGCCGTCACCGCTCGTCGTACTGCTGAGGACGCCGCAGCCGAGGAGGACCGGCGCATCGCCGGCCTTCAGCGCGCTGCCGCCGACCGCCGTGAGGGGCTGGCCCGTCTGCACGGCCAGGTCAACGCCATCAAGTCGCGCGCCGCGGGCGCCGACGACGAGCTGGGCCGCCTTGGCGCAGCCCGAGAAGAGGCCGTCGCGCGAGCCGACCGGGCGCAGCGCGATTTCACCTCGCTCGAGACCAAGGTGGCCGGCCTCGACGCCGGCGAGGAGGGCCTCGACGCCGAGCACGAAGTGGCCGTCTCCGCCCTCGACGACATCGACGAACGACTCGCCAAGGCCCGCGACGAGGCGGCCCAGGCCGACCGCTCCCGCACCGGGCTGCTGGCCCGCAAGGACGCCCTCGAGCTCGGTCTCAACCGCAAGGACGGCGCGGGCGCCCTGCTCGCCGCGTCCGACTCCGTCTCCGGCCTGATGGGCTCCGTCGCGGCGCTGCTGTCAGTGCGAGCCGGCTACGAGGCGGCCGTCGCCGGCGCTCTCGGCTCTGCGGCCGACGCCGTCGCGTTCACCGGGCCCGACGCGGCCGTCGCCGCCATCGGTCACCTCAAGGGTGACGACCTCGGCCGGGCCGGCATGCTGCTCGGAGGCCCGCCGGCCGCTGAGCGGTCGTGGCCGGAGCTGCCCGGCACCGCGACGTACGCCGTGGACGTGATCGAAGGCCCCACCAGCCTCGACGGTGCGCTCGCACGACTGCTCTTCAAGGTCGCGGTGGTCGACGACCTCGACGCCGCGCGTGCCCTCGTGGCCGACCTGCCCGACGTCACCGCGGTCACCCGCGAGGGCGACCTGATCGGAGCCCACTTCGCCTCGGGCGGCTCGTCGAGCCAACCCAGCCTGATCGAGATCCAGGCCGCCCTCGACGAGGCCTCCGAGCAGCTGGTCGAGGCCACCGCGTCGGCCGAGCGGCTGGGCTTCGACATCTCGCGCTTCGAGTCCGAGCGGCTCGAGGCCCTCAAGCGCACCGACGTCGCGCTGGCCAAGCTGCACGAGTCCGACGCGACCCTGGCCGCCGTGGCCGAGGAGCTCGGTCAGTACCACTCGCTCGCCCGGTCGGCGCGTGGTGAGGCCGAGCGACTCGAGCGCGCCATCGCGACCGCGCAGGAAGCCCGTGAGAAGGACCTGGCCGGCCTGGCCGAGCTCGAGCGCCGGCTGGCTGCTGCCGAGGACGCCACCGACGAGGAGCCCGACGTCGTCGACCGCGAGCGGCTCGTCGACGCTGCCCGGGCCGCCCGGCAGGGAGAGATGGACGCCCGGCTGGGGCTGCGCACCGCCGAGGAGCGCGCCCGCGGCCTGCACGGCCGCGCCGACGCTTTGGTGCGCTCTGCCCAGTCCGAGCGCGAGTCACGCGCCAAGGCTCGTGAACGGCGCGAGCGGATCATCCGCGAGGGTCGCGCCGCGGAGTCCGTGGGCGCTGCCGTGGCCGTCGTACTCGGCAAGCTGGAGCACTCGATCGCGCTCGCCTCCGAGGCGCGTGGTGACATCGAGCGGGCCAGGTACGCCCGCGAGCAGGAGCTGCTCACGGTTCGCGCGACGCTGCGCGACCTGGGCCGCGAGCACGACGAGCTGGTCAACTCCGTCCACCGCGACGAGATGGCCCGCACCCAGCAGAAGATGCGCATCGAGCAGCTCGAGGAGCGGGCGCTCGAGGAGCTCGGGATGGACCCCGAGGGCCTGGTCACCGACTACGGCCCCGAGACGCTGGTGCCGTTCGCCGGCGAAGTGGCCGAGGGCGACGAGACGCCCGAGCCCGCGCCGTACGTGCGCGAGGAGCAGCAGAAGCGCCTCCGCACCGCCGAGCGCGCGCTGAGCATGCTGGGCCGGGTCAACCCGCTGGCGCTCGAGGAGTTCTCGGCGATGGAGGAGCGGCACAAGTTCCTCACCGAGCAGCTCGAGGACCTCAAGCAGACCCGCAAGGACCTCCTCGACATCGTCCGCGAGGTCGACAACCGGGTCGAGCAGGTGTTCGCCGAGGCCTACGCCGACGTCGAGCGCGCCTTCGACTCGACCTTTGCGCGGCTCTTCCCCGGTGGTGAGGGCAAGCTGGTGCTCACCGACCCCAGCGACATGCTCAACACCGGCATCGAGGTCGAGGCCCGTCCGGCAGGCAAGAAGGTCAAGCGCCTCTCGCTGCTCTCCGGTGGCGAGCGGTCGCTGGTCGCGGTGGCGTTCCTCGTCGCGCTGTTCAAGGCGCGCCCGTCGCCGTTCTACATCCTCGACGAGGTCGAGGCCGCGCTCGACGACACCAACCTCGGCCGGCTGCTCGAGATCTACGAGGAGCTGCGCGAGAGCTCCCAGCTGATCGTCATCACGCACCAGAAGCGCACGATGGAGGTCGGTGACGCGCTGTACGGCGTCACGATGCGCGGCGACGGCATCTCGGCCGTGATCAGCCAGCGCCTCCGCGACGCCGAGAGCGCGTGA
- a CDS encoding MFS transporter: MSRIVEVLLPGRLGIGFRWLVASSWVSNIGDGIAMAAAPLLVASQTRSPVLVAAAVLLQRLPWLLFGLYAGALADRLDRRRVVIVADALRAVLLVGLCFVIATGAVNIAIVLVAVFLYGTAEVFADTTSSTLTPMLVDRADLGIANVRLQAGFLTANQLVGPPVGAFLFAAGMVLPFLVQVVCAATAVVLVSRISTPPGAVRDVGETHVRRDIADGVRWLLSNRPIRTLALVIVTFNITWAAAWSVLVLWSLDRLQMGEVGFGLLTTAAAAGGIVGTASYGWLERRVPLAALMRACLLLEVVTHLSLALAQTAWQAYVTMFVFGAYAFVWGTLSNAVRQRAVPTQFQGRVGSVYLMCVMAGMVAGTALGGVIADVWGLTGPFWFAFVGSGLTLALVWRQLNHIAHADEVVSAA; this comes from the coding sequence GTGAGCCGAATCGTCGAAGTCCTTCTTCCGGGTCGGCTGGGCATCGGCTTCCGGTGGCTGGTGGCGAGTTCGTGGGTCTCCAACATCGGCGACGGCATCGCCATGGCGGCCGCACCGCTGCTGGTCGCGTCCCAGACGCGCTCGCCGGTGCTGGTGGCGGCCGCCGTCTTGTTGCAGCGACTGCCCTGGCTGCTGTTCGGTCTGTACGCCGGGGCGCTGGCAGACCGGCTCGACCGGCGCAGGGTCGTCATCGTGGCCGACGCGCTACGCGCCGTACTGCTGGTGGGGCTGTGCTTCGTGATCGCCACGGGCGCGGTCAACATCGCCATCGTGCTGGTGGCGGTCTTCCTCTACGGAACCGCGGAGGTCTTCGCCGACACCACGAGCAGCACGCTCACGCCGATGCTGGTCGACAGGGCCGACCTGGGCATCGCGAACGTCCGCCTCCAGGCCGGCTTCCTGACCGCCAACCAGCTCGTCGGGCCTCCCGTCGGCGCGTTCCTGTTCGCGGCCGGCATGGTGCTGCCGTTCCTCGTGCAGGTCGTCTGCGCGGCGACCGCGGTCGTGCTCGTCTCCCGGATCTCCACGCCGCCCGGAGCCGTGCGCGACGTGGGGGAGACGCACGTACGACGCGATATCGCCGATGGGGTCCGTTGGCTGCTGTCGAACCGCCCCATCCGCACCCTCGCGCTCGTCATCGTCACGTTCAACATCACCTGGGCTGCCGCGTGGTCGGTGCTGGTGCTGTGGTCGCTCGACCGGCTGCAGATGGGGGAGGTCGGCTTCGGCCTGCTCACCACGGCCGCGGCCGCCGGCGGCATCGTGGGGACCGCGAGCTATGGCTGGCTGGAGCGTCGGGTGCCGCTCGCGGCGCTGATGCGCGCGTGCCTGCTGCTGGAGGTCGTCACCCACCTCTCGCTGGCGCTCGCGCAGACCGCCTGGCAGGCCTACGTGACCATGTTCGTCTTCGGCGCCTACGCATTCGTCTGGGGCACCCTGTCCAATGCGGTCCGGCAGCGCGCCGTGCCGACGCAGTTCCAGGGGCGGGTGGGCTCGGTCTACCTGATGTGTGTGATGGCGGGCATGGTCGCGGGTACGGCGCTGGGCGGCGTGATCGCCGACGTCTGGGGGCTGACCGGGCCGTTCTGGTTCGCGTTCGTGGGCTCTGGGTTGACGCTCGCGCTGGTGTGGCGCCAGCTCAACCACATCGCGCACGCCGACGAGGTCGTCTCAGCCGCCTGA
- the mutM gene encoding bifunctional DNA-formamidopyrimidine glycosylase/DNA-(apurinic or apyrimidinic site) lyase yields MPELPEVEVVRVGLERHVVGTTITHVDVLHPRPVRRDPRGADGFAAALTGHRVEAARRRGKYFWLALDNGDALLGHLGMSGQMLVQPVGQPDEKHLRVRFALDAANRELRFVDQRMFGGLFVSTGGAELPTEIAHIARDPLDPEFDDDAFVARARRRTSGIKRQLLDQTLISGVGNIYADEALWRARVHGDRPGDRLTRAQMTDVLGHARAVMSAALEVGGTSFDALYVNVNGESGYFDRSLHAYGREGEPCERCGAPIRRIAFMNRSSYFCPVCQPVPRRRRTATAS; encoded by the coding sequence GTGCCCGAGCTGCCCGAGGTCGAGGTGGTCCGCGTCGGCCTCGAGCGCCACGTCGTCGGGACGACGATCACGCACGTCGACGTCCTGCACCCCCGCCCGGTACGCCGTGACCCGCGTGGTGCCGACGGTTTCGCTGCGGCACTGACCGGTCACCGCGTCGAGGCGGCCCGGCGCCGCGGCAAGTACTTCTGGCTCGCGCTCGACAACGGCGACGCGCTGCTCGGCCATCTCGGCATGAGCGGGCAGATGCTCGTGCAGCCGGTCGGCCAGCCCGACGAGAAGCACCTCCGGGTCCGCTTCGCGCTCGACGCCGCCAACCGGGAGCTGAGGTTCGTCGACCAGCGGATGTTCGGCGGGCTGTTCGTCTCGACCGGCGGCGCCGAGCTGCCGACGGAGATCGCCCACATCGCCCGCGACCCCCTCGACCCGGAGTTCGACGACGACGCGTTCGTCGCCCGGGCTCGGCGGCGGACGTCGGGTATCAAGCGCCAGCTGCTCGACCAGACGCTGATCTCCGGGGTCGGCAACATCTACGCCGACGAGGCCCTGTGGCGCGCACGCGTGCACGGCGACCGGCCGGGGGACCGGCTGACCCGCGCCCAGATGACCGACGTGCTGGGCCATGCCCGGGCCGTGATGTCGGCCGCGCTCGAGGTGGGCGGCACCTCCTTCGACGCGCTGTACGTCAACGTCAATGGCGAGTCGGGCTACTTCGACCGCTCGCTGCACGCCTACGGACGCGAGGGCGAGCCGTGCGAGCGGTGCGGCGCCCCGATCCGCCGGATCGCCTTCATGAACCGGTCGTCGTACTTCTGTCCGGTGTGCCAGCCGGTGCCGCGCCGACGCCGTACGGCGACCGCCTCCTGA
- the rpmF gene encoding 50S ribosomal protein L32 produces MAVPKRKMSRSNTRHRRSAWKAVAPSLVTCANPACGAKHLPHRACGTCGQYGARADRRQVL; encoded by the coding sequence GTGGCTGTCCCGAAGCGGAAGATGTCGCGGAGCAACACGCGCCACCGTCGGTCGGCGTGGAAGGCCGTTGCGCCCTCCCTCGTGACCTGCGCGAACCCCGCCTGTGGTGCCAAGCACCTGCCGCACCGTGCGTGTGGCACCTGTGGTCAGTACGGCGCGCGCGCCGACCGTCGCCAGGTTCTCTGA
- a CDS encoding DUF3467 domain-containing protein produces the protein MSDDDNDQAANQPQNFQINVPDDQVGGVWANFASVSHSPYEFTIDFARMDYAHQREDGSHQGQVVARVNLSPLMVTQLLEALESNWQGYAARSMPPEMQ, from the coding sequence ATGTCCGACGACGACAACGACCAGGCCGCCAACCAGCCTCAGAACTTCCAGATCAACGTCCCCGACGACCAGGTCGGCGGGGTGTGGGCCAACTTCGCGTCCGTGTCGCACAGTCCCTATGAGTTCACCATCGACTTCGCCCGCATGGACTACGCCCATCAGCGCGAGGACGGGAGCCACCAAGGGCAGGTCGTGGCGCGCGTCAACCTGTCGCCGTTGATGGTGACCCAGTTGCTCGAGGCGCTCGAGTCCAACTGGCAGGGGTACGCCGCCCGCTCGATGCCACCCGAGATGCAGTGA
- a CDS encoding methyltransferase domain-containing protein codes for MTAEDEARRARFAEFFDFGTGHGLEIGPLAKPIAVRPAADVSYVDITDRAGLVAHYLEDPGVDTDAIPELDFWLTQPDGIVTIDEACTGGAPFDWVVASHVVEHIPDVIAWLQQIAAVTTDGGTLVLAIPDRRYSFDVHRPPTTVGQALEAHDRGDRRPQTRAVFDYFHQVVTLTPADAWAGHVPGPEARIHTLDAAVDFTRRAREGDYVDSHVWLFTPAEFVAFVDDLGRLGLVDFAVERVVPTRRDELEYYALLTRLPRGTDTASTAAERERLHDEALDSLTAEELPAGPDQALSEATARITRLERRLAKTTRQRDRARRRVRQLTGPTRWRAGVVVTAAYVRDRLRRRSSGG; via the coding sequence GTGACCGCAGAGGACGAGGCACGTCGCGCCCGGTTCGCCGAGTTCTTCGACTTCGGCACCGGTCACGGCCTCGAGATCGGGCCGCTGGCCAAGCCGATCGCCGTACGCCCGGCTGCCGACGTCAGCTACGTCGACATCACCGACCGCGCCGGGCTGGTCGCGCACTACCTCGAGGACCCGGGCGTCGACACCGATGCCATCCCCGAGCTCGACTTCTGGCTCACCCAGCCCGACGGCATCGTCACCATCGACGAGGCGTGCACGGGCGGGGCGCCGTTCGACTGGGTCGTGGCCAGCCACGTCGTCGAGCACATTCCCGACGTGATCGCCTGGTTGCAGCAGATCGCCGCCGTCACCACCGACGGCGGCACGCTCGTGCTCGCCATCCCCGATCGCCGCTACAGCTTCGACGTGCACCGCCCGCCCACGACCGTCGGCCAGGCCCTCGAGGCGCATGACCGCGGCGACCGGAGGCCACAGACGCGAGCTGTCTTCGACTACTTCCACCAGGTCGTCACGCTCACCCCGGCCGACGCGTGGGCCGGTCACGTCCCCGGCCCCGAGGCTCGCATCCACACCCTCGACGCGGCCGTCGACTTCACCCGCCGCGCCCGCGAGGGCGACTACGTCGACAGCCACGTATGGCTGTTCACGCCCGCGGAGTTCGTGGCGTTCGTCGACGACCTGGGCCGCCTGGGACTCGTCGACTTCGCCGTGGAGCGGGTCGTCCCCACCCGGCGCGACGAGCTGGAGTACTACGCGCTTCTGACGCGCCTCCCCCGCGGCACCGACACCGCGTCGACCGCCGCCGAGCGCGAGCGGTTGCACGACGAAGCCCTCGACTCGCTCACCGCCGAGGAGCTTCCCGCTGGACCTGACCAGGCACTCAGCGAGGCCACGGCCCGCATCACCCGGCTCGAGCGCCGGCTGGCGAAGACCACTCGCCAGCGCGACCGCGCGCGACGACGCGTCCGGCAGCTCACCGGTCCGACCCGGTGGCGTGCCGGCGTCGTCGTCACCGCGGCGTACGTCCGCGACCGGCTGCGCCGTAGGTCGTCAGGCGGCTGA
- the rnc gene encoding ribonuclease III, whose protein sequence is MTTAVLRTALGDPTLDAELLDRALTHRSYAYENGGLPTNERLEFLGDSVLGVIVTEALYTTHPDLNEGRLAKLRAAVVNARALAGVARDLELGQHIKLGRGEESTGGRDKASILSDTVEAVIGAIHLSGGFEASGPVVHLLFDPLMQAAAAMGAGLDWKTSLQELSAVRGLGVPEYVIADAGPDHMKTFTAQVKVGHQLYGHGEGRSKKEAEQAAAETAYGAIQDALTAVAAPSD, encoded by the coding sequence CTGACCACCGCGGTTCTGCGCACCGCGCTCGGTGATCCCACGCTGGACGCCGAGCTACTCGACCGCGCCCTGACACACCGCTCCTACGCCTACGAGAACGGCGGGCTGCCGACCAACGAGCGGCTCGAGTTCCTCGGCGACTCGGTGCTCGGGGTGATCGTCACGGAAGCGCTCTACACGACCCACCCCGACCTCAACGAGGGCCGGCTCGCGAAGCTGCGGGCCGCCGTCGTCAACGCCCGGGCACTCGCCGGTGTGGCTCGCGACCTCGAGCTGGGCCAGCACATCAAGCTCGGCCGAGGCGAGGAGTCGACGGGTGGTCGCGACAAGGCCTCGATCCTGTCCGACACCGTCGAGGCGGTCATCGGCGCGATTCACCTCTCCGGCGGGTTCGAGGCCTCGGGCCCCGTCGTACACCTGCTCTTCGACCCGCTGATGCAGGCCGCCGCGGCCATGGGCGCCGGCCTCGACTGGAAGACGTCCCTCCAGGAGCTCTCCGCCGTGCGCGGGCTGGGCGTGCCCGAGTACGTCATCGCGGACGCAGGTCCCGACCACATGAAGACGTTCACCGCGCAGGTGAAGGTCGGCCACCAGCTCTACGGCCACGGCGAGGGCCGCTCCAAGAAGGAAGCCGAGCAGGCCGCTGCCGAGACGGCGTACGGCGCGATCCAGGACGCCTTGACCGCCGTCGCCGCTCCCTCCGACTGA